CGGAGGCACTGCTCACGCTCGCCGCGGAGCATCCGTCGGGGCGGCTCGGGTTCACGCGGGCGGCCGATGCCCTGCTCGACGAGTCGCTCGCGATCGCACGGTCGCAGGGCGCCCGCGCGCTCGAGGTCCGGGCGCTGACGACGGTGGTGCGCAGCGCACGATCGGTGGCGGACGGCCCCGTGGCATCCGCGACGATGCTGCGCGACCTGCTGGGCGTGCTCGGCATCGGCGTCGGACCGGTCGATCGGCTCGCGGCCGAGCTGGCGCTGCGCGGCACGGGCTTCGGGCCGGGCGCCCCGGTCGAGTCGCCGACGGGCACCCTGCTGGGCTGAACCGGCGCATGCCACGGGGCATCCTGTGCTGCTGAACGGCGAACCGGTAGAATGCTGAGTGGTCGTCGCATTCCCGGCGGCCCTGGGCGCGCACATCAGCGCGCAGTCGACCCGCCGTTGCGCTCGCGGAGCCCCGCCCCGCGCCCGCGGGAACGCCCTTCGTTCAGGTATCCCATGACGCCGTCCACTCCGTTCTATTCCACCTCCTCCACACCGGCCGTGATGCCGCCCTTCCCCTGGCTGGGCCTCATCGTGCTCGCCGCAGCGGTCTTCCTCTCGGTCACGATCGAGATGATCCCGACCGGCCTGCTGCCCGACATGAGTCGCGAGCTCCAGGTCAGCGAGCCGCTCATCGGCCTGCTCGTCACCGTCTTCGCGGCGACCGTCGTGGTGCTCACCGTGCCGCTCGCGAGCCTCACGAAGCGGGTGCCGCGCCGCACGCTCATCGTCATCAGCCTCGCGGTGCTCGCGGTCAGCTGCGTGCTCACCGCGCTCGCGCCGAACTACGGCACGGTGCTCGCCACCCGAATCCTCGGCGGCGCCGCCCACGGTCTCTTCTGGTCGGTCGTCGGCGCCTACGCCGGTCACCTCGTGCCCAAGGAACAGCTGGCCCGCGCCGTCTCGATCAGCGTCGCGGGCGGTTCGCTCGCGTTCGTGCTCGGCGTGCCGCTCGGCACCGCACTCGGCCAGGCGTTCGGCTGGCGCCTCGCCTTCGCCGGCATCGGCGCGCTGACCCTGCTCGGGGCGCTGCTCGTGTGGCGCTTCCTGCCTCCCGTGCGTCACCACGCCGGTGAAGCGGATGCCGCGCCCCTGCGTCTGCGCAGCGATGCCACGTTCGTGCCGGTGCTCGTCGTCTGCCTCATCACCGCCGTCACGATGGTCGGCGCCTACACGTTCTACACGTACGTCGCGCCGTTCATCACCGATGTCATGGGCATGGCGCCGAGTGCGATCAGCCCGATGCTGCTCGCCTACGGCATCGCCGGCGCAGTCGGCCTGCTGCTCGCCGGCACCGTGCTCGGTCGTCGCCCGACGGTCGGCCTCGTGGTGGCGCTCGTCGCGACGATGCTCGGCGTCGCGGGGCTCGCGCTCTTCCCGCAGGTGCCGGGTGTGGGCATCGCCTGCTTCCTGTTGTGGGGAACGGCGTTCGGCGCCCTCCCGCCGATGCTCAACACGCGCCTGCTGCACTCGGCGTCCTCGCGCATCCGCGACGCCGCAGCCTCCTTCTACACGACGGCGTTCAACTCCGGCATCGGCGGCGGGGCGCTCCTCGGCGCCATCCTCTTCGGAGTGATCGGGCTCGGCGGCCTGCCGTGGGTGTTCGTGGCGCTGCTCGTGTGCTCCACGACCGCCCTCGTCTGGACGGCGCTGGTCAACCGCGTGCACCACTGACCGCACCGCAGGCTGAGGAGACGGCGCCGGCGCCGTCTCCTCGACCCGCGCGGCGGGCTACTCCGCCCGTGAGAACGCGGCGGCGCGCTCGATCTGCTCGCGCGTGAGCGCAACCCCCGTGTAGCGCTCGAACTGCGCGGCGGCCTGCATCGCGTGCACCTCGGCGCCGCTGATCACGAGCTTGCCGGCGGCCCGACCGGCCGACACCAGCGGCGTCTCGGCCGGGAATGCGACGACGTCGAAGACGACGGATGCCGCGGCGAGGTGCTCCTCGGAGAACGAGAGCGCCGAGGCATCCGCGCCCTGCATGCCGAGCGGGGTGACGTTCACGATGACGTCGGCGCCGGGCTCGGGGTCGGCGGCCGTCCACGCGTAGCCGTACTGCTCGGCGAGCGCCGGGCCGAGCGACGCGTTGCGCGCGAGCACGGTGACGTCGTCGAAGCCGGCGCCGCGGAAGGCCGCGACCACGGCCTTCGCCATGCCGCCCGAGCCGCGCACGAGCACGCGCTGCGCCGGGTCGAGCTCGTTCTCG
The DNA window shown above is from Agromyces cerinus and carries:
- a CDS encoding MFS transporter, encoding MTPSTPFYSTSSTPAVMPPFPWLGLIVLAAAVFLSVTIEMIPTGLLPDMSRELQVSEPLIGLLVTVFAATVVVLTVPLASLTKRVPRRTLIVISLAVLAVSCVLTALAPNYGTVLATRILGGAAHGLFWSVVGAYAGHLVPKEQLARAVSISVAGGSLAFVLGVPLGTALGQAFGWRLAFAGIGALTLLGALLVWRFLPPVRHHAGEADAAPLRLRSDATFVPVLVVCLITAVTMVGAYTFYTYVAPFITDVMGMAPSAISPMLLAYGIAGAVGLLLAGTVLGRRPTVGLVVALVATMLGVAGLALFPQVPGVGIACFLLWGTAFGALPPMLNTRLLHSASSRIRDAAASFYTTAFNSGIGGGALLGAILFGVIGLGGLPWVFVALLVCSTTALVWTALVNRVHH
- a CDS encoding shikimate 5-dehydrogenase, with amino-acid sequence MPILNKDMSVCISLAGRPSNLGTRFHNFLYDELGLNFVYKAFTTDDIEGAVRGVRALGIRGCSVSMPFKEAVIPLVDVVEPSAAAIESVNTIVNDGGVLTASNTDYEAIAQLIAENELDPAQRVLVRGSGGMAKAVVAAFRGAGFDDVTVLARNASLGPALAEQYGYAWTAADPEPGADVIVNVTPLGMQGADASALSFSEEHLAAASVVFDVVAFPAETPLVSAGRAAGKLVISGAEVHAMQAAAQFERYTGVALTREQIERAAAFSRAE